One stretch of Carcharodon carcharias isolate sCarCar2 chromosome 20, sCarCar2.pri, whole genome shotgun sequence DNA includes these proteins:
- the sptssa gene encoding serine palmitoyltransferase small subunit A, translating into MALGTAWKQMSWLYYQYLLITALYMLEPWERTIFNSLLISIVGMAVYTGYVFMPQHIMAILHYFEIVQ; encoded by the exons atggcactggGAACGGCATGGAAGCAGATGTCTTGGCTTTACTACCAGTATCTGTTGATTACAGCACTGTACATGTTAGAGCCCTGGGAAAGGACCATATTCA ACTCCCTATTGATATCTATTGTTGGGATGGCTGTATACACTGGTTATGTGTTTATGCCTCAGCATATTATGGCAATATTGCATTACTTTGAAATTGTCCAATGA